A window from Flavobacterium sp. 83 encodes these proteins:
- a CDS encoding NADPH-dependent F420 reductase, whose product MTLKSKVAVIGLGNIGTAVVANLVKGNRSVIIADKTFEKATELAKKLGNLAHAATIADAIKQADIVVLAIYFDPIKDFFKTYATELEGKIIVDPSNPIGLDENGGFKKIIGADESAGELLSSLLPKGAKLAKALGTLGAASLASAAFQTPEKAVQFYATDDTNINTEIEELIGDNGFEPLRVGGLNQSIRIEVFGDLHEFGALGKTVTLAEAKI is encoded by the coding sequence TCAAAAGTTGCAGTTATCGGTTTAGGAAATATCGGAACTGCTGTTGTTGCAAATCTTGTAAAAGGAAATCGTTCGGTTATTATTGCCGACAAAACATTTGAAAAAGCCACTGAACTTGCTAAAAAATTAGGCAATTTGGCACATGCAGCAACCATTGCTGATGCCATCAAACAGGCAGATATTGTTGTATTGGCCATTTATTTTGATCCTATCAAAGATTTTTTCAAAACGTATGCAACAGAATTGGAAGGAAAAATTATCGTTGACCCTTCGAATCCTATTGGTCTTGATGAAAACGGTGGTTTCAAAAAAATCATAGGTGCCGACGAATCAGCAGGAGAATTACTTTCTTCTTTGTTGCCAAAGGGAGCTAAATTGGCAAAAGCATTAGGAACTTTAGGTGCGGCATCTTTAGCTTCAGCCGCTTTTCAAACACCTGAAAAAGCAGTTCAATTTTATGCTACTGACGACACAAACATCAATACTGAAATCGAGGAATTGATTGGTGACAACGGATTTGAACCATTACGAGTTGGTGGTCTTAATCAATCCATTCGTATTGAAGTATTCGGTGATTTACACGAATTTGGCGCTTTAGGTAAAACTGTTACTCTAGCTGAAGCAAAAATATAA
- a CDS encoding SgcJ/EcaC family oxidoreductase, which translates to MTKLTLSLVAIVSFLAFGNNANAQSKDKAAVEKVVYNYFDALNTSDTNKVVSYFTTNGVLLAPGAPTATGSDQLKGTFQYVFDNFKYTLKVTIGEVTLAGNYAFVSSTSKGSYVIKSNNQTVEDEFRETFILQKVNGTWAIARYMYNKSK; encoded by the coding sequence ATGACAAAATTAACATTAAGTTTAGTAGCCATTGTATCCTTTTTAGCTTTTGGAAATAATGCAAACGCACAATCAAAAGATAAAGCTGCTGTTGAAAAAGTGGTCTATAACTATTTTGATGCTTTGAACACATCGGATACAAACAAGGTAGTGTCGTATTTTACAACCAATGGCGTTTTGTTGGCTCCCGGAGCACCAACCGCAACAGGAAGTGACCAATTAAAAGGCACATTTCAATATGTGTTCGATAATTTTAAATACACACTTAAAGTAACCATCGGTGAAGTGACCCTTGCAGGGAATTACGCCTTTGTAAGTTCAACTTCTAAAGGCTCTTACGTAATCAAATCAAACAACCAAACTGTTGAGGATGAATTTAGAGAAACATTTATATTGCAAAAAGTAAATGGGACTTGGGCGATAGCAAGGTATATGTATAACAAATCGAAATAA